The Huiozyma naganishii CBS 8797 chromosome 1, complete genome genome window below encodes:
- the TMA19 gene encoding Tma19p (similar to Saccharomyces cerevisiae TMA19 (YKL056C); ancestral locus Anc_2.584), whose amino-acid sequence MKIYKDIISNDELLSDAYDLQLVDGVIYEADCVRWSKSVGTTSISVPTHPLKPVTRTLKKVLRLSTTLFTLSDCSQLLSTEVFLTYIKGYMKSIKAKLQESNPDEVATFEKGAQTYVKKVIGSFKDWEFYTGESMDPDAMILMLNYREDGTTPFVAMWKHGVVEEKI is encoded by the coding sequence ATGAAGATCTACAAAGACATTATTTCCAACGATGAGCTTTTGTCCGACGCTTACGACCTGCAACTGGTCGACGGCGTCATCTACGAGGCCGACTGTGTGCGATGGTCAAAGTCGGTGGGGACAACATCGATATCGGTGCCAACCCATCCGCTGAAGCCGGTGACGAGGACCTTGAAGAAGGTGCTGAGATTGTCAACAACGTTGTTCACTCTTTCAGATTGCAGCCAACTGCTTTCGACAGAAGTCTTCTTGACCTACATCAAGGGCTACATGAAGTCCATCAAGGCCAAGTTGCAAGAGTCTAACCCAGACGAGGTTGCCACTTTCGAGAAGGGTGCGCAGACCTACGTCAAGAAGGTCATTGGTTCCTTCAAGGACTGGGAGTTCTACACCGGTGAGTCCATGGACCCAGATGCCATGATCTTGATGTTGAACTACCGTGAGGACGGTACCACCCCATTCGTCGCCATGTGGAAGCACGGTGTCgtcgaggagaagatctAA
- the TOA2 gene encoding transcription initiation factor IIA subunit gamma (similar to Saccharomyces cerevisiae TOA2 (YKL058W); ancestral locus Anc_2.580) yields the protein MGVPGYYELYRRSTIGNSLVDALDTLISDGRIEASLAMRVLETFDKVVAENLRDNTGSKLTVKGDLDTYGFCDDVWTFIVKNCNVTVENTGNGAGNNGANDAIKVDKLRIVACNSKKSD from the coding sequence ATGGGTGTGCCTGGGTACTACGAGCTGTACCGGCGTAGCACGATCGGGAACAGTCTGGTGGACGCGCTGGACACGCTGATCAGCGACGGGCGGATCGAGGCGTCGCTTGCGATGCGCGTCCTGGAGACGTTCGACAAAGTGGTCGCAGAGAACCTCAGGGACAACACGGGGTCCAAACTCACCGTGAAGGGGGACCTCGACACGTACGGGTTCTGCGACGACGTGTGGACTTTCATCGTCAAAAACTGTAACGTGACCGTCGAGAACACGGGGAACGGCGCGGGCAACAATGGGGCCAACGACGCCATCAAAGTCGATAAACTGAGGATCGTCGCCTGTAATTCCAAAAAGAGCGACTAG
- the MDM35 gene encoding Mdm35p (similar to Saccharomyces cerevisiae MDM35 (YKL053C-A); ancestral locus Anc_2.587), whose product MGSAMSASFAPECTPLKKRYDSCFNEWYSEQFLKGRSVENPCSKEWYAYSACVDANLVKEGIKPALDDARREAPFEKGGELQEREQGKEQEKK is encoded by the coding sequence ATGGGCAGTGCGATGTCAGCGAGTTTTGCGCCGGAGTGCACTCCGCTGAAGAAGCGGTACGACAGCTGTTTCAACGAGTGGTACAGCGAGCAGTTCTTGAAGGGCCGGTCCGTCGAGAACCCGTGTTCCAAGGAGTGGTACGCTTACTCTGCGTGTGTAGATGCGAACCTCGTCAAGGAGGGGATCAAGCCGGCATTGGACGATGCGCGCAGGGAGGCGCCCTTTGAGAAGGGCGGGGAGTTGCAAGAGCGAGAGCAGGGGaaagagcaagagaagaagtGA
- the OAR1 gene encoding 3-oxoacyl-[acyl-carrier-protein] reductase (NADPH) (similar to Saccharomyces cerevisiae OAR1 (YKL055C); ancestral locus Anc_2.585) — protein MEPVAIVTGATRGIGQAVVRELSRHGLSCIAVGSSWDSARRVAPGSHLHFTTHSQRHTALAVDLAQWPQWTRGTRSRAFVGAVRTTARRGRFSLFPRARRGQDAQYVNLLVNCAGVTQRALSVNTPAEVAQRIVNVNLMSMFTLCNVATKHMIRAGRRRGSSLLEVTPSPCIINVSSLLGETGHALPGTSVYAATKAAITQYTAAIAQETATWGVRALSIAPGVVSDTDMVRGLDQAAREQLVQALMGLPECTTEDIARQVWSMYEGESQSGSL, from the coding sequence ATGGAGCCCGTAGCGATAGTGACTGGAGCGACACGAGGGATCGGACAGGCCGTGGTACGGGAGTTGTCCCGGCATGGCCTTAGTTGTATCGCGGTCGGGTCCTCCTGGGATTCCGCACGGAGGGTCGCACCAGGATCGCACCTCCACTTCACGACTCACTCGCAGAGACACACCGCGCTAGCGGTGGACCTTGCGCAGTGGCCGCAGTGGACACGAGGGACACGTTCAAGGGCGTTCGTTGGCGCAGTGAGGACAACTGCGAGGAGGGGGAGGTTCTCGCTGTTCCCGCGCGCACGACGGGGGCAAGATGCCCAGTACGTCAACTTGCTTGTGAACTGTGCTGGTGTGACACAGCGGGCACTTAGCGTCAACACTCCAGCGGAGGTCGCCCAGAGGATCGTCAACGTTAACCTCATGAGTATGTTCACACTGTGTAACGTGGCGACGAAACATATGATCCGGGCTGGGAGGCGCCGGGGCAGTTCTCTACTGGAAGTTACACCGAGCCCCTGTATCATCAATGTGTCTTCGTTGCTGGGGGAGACAGGGCACGCGTTACCTGGGACGAGCGTCTACGCAGCGACGAAGGCGGCCATCACGCAGTATACGGCTGCGATTGCACAGGAAACGGCCACTTGGGGGGTTCGAGCGTTGAGTATCGCACCGGGCGTAGTATCAGACACGGATATGGTTCGTGGACTCGACCAAGCCGCGCGAGAACAACTCGTGCAGGCACTTATGGGACTCCCGGAGTGCACCACGGAGGATATCGCCCGACAAGTCTGGTCCATGTACGAGGGGGAGTCTCAGTCTGGCTCACTGTGA